In the genome of Vidua macroura isolate BioBank_ID:100142 chromosome 19, ASM2450914v1, whole genome shotgun sequence, one region contains:
- the LOC128817015 gene encoding uncharacterized protein LOC128817015, whose protein sequence is MPVSFRVPHDLRYIAKALFSPTECDLWEIHWKKLLKPLLRKYDLAEVVGEGDEAMEALAGEGEFSSPEDQILLAQELLQDIAAAGKEALLKIPDATRVPASGKLAAKREEGPRDDTKWPFSASQPPDHQGGQVAARPSPAVQRSHEDGLRLFRRTGTLNQGNRQVLRSSVTISLQDEDLTRIPAGFLGPLHDCRDTTVLILEDSFNTPNEITILPEGKSVQMRLMADTGADVTIIPQTFVAQILSPVHRLFPEAIILHYMDDVLVCASDSTYLKATLDKTIKAIKAAGLQIAEEKIQFSAPWRYLGFLITGRTVTPQTLTINEDPKTLRDLQQLCGTIAWIRPLLGLTTEELSPLFCLLRGDGDLASPRELTPAAREALQRVAVALKSRQAHRVVRTLPVNFAVLDAEDDCRLEDTSETSDAPDRHHLAVTGQALDIPTAERKHMGHAGEVREAGQLLYGHGKCGQSVIHVPADEEVTRHATLQNRAAIDFLLLAHGHGCEDLEGMCCFNLASKSTSIQANIQRIREQVDDLKTETSTTYVA, encoded by the exons ATGCCTGTGTCCTTCAGAG TCCCCCATGATTTAAGGTATATTGCTAAGGCACTGTTTTCTCCCACCGAATGCGACCTCTGGGAGATTCATtggaaaaaactgttgaaaCCACTCCTGCGCAAGTATGATCTCgcagaggtggtgggagagggggaCGAGGCAATGGAAGCccttgctggagaaggggagttCAGCAGTCCGGAGGACCAAATTCTactagcacaggagctgcttcaggaCATAGCAGCAGCGGGAAAGGAGGCACTCCTGAAGATACCGGATG CGACAAGGGTACCAGCCAGCGGGAAACTGGCGGCGAAGCGCGAGGAAGGGCCGCGCGACGACACCAAGTGGCCCTTCTCAGCATCCCAGCCTCCCGACCATCAGGGAGGACAAGTGGCCGCGCGGCCAAGTCCAGCAGTTCAGCGCAGCCACGAGGACGGACTCCGCCTCTTCCGCCGGACAGGTACCCTAAATCAGGGCAATCGTCAGGTCCTCCGCAGCAGCGTCACCATCTCTCTCCAGGATGAGGACCTGACGAGAATTCCTGCTGGGTTCCTGGGCCCCCTTCACGACTGTCGGGACACCACCGTGCTCATCTTAGAAGACTCCTTCAACACACCAAATGAAATCACCATCTTACCTGAG ggaaagtcGGTGCAGATGCGGCTCATGGCAGACACAGGAGCTGACGTGACCATCATCCCCCAG acTTTTGTAGCGCAGATTTTATCACCTGTGCACCGGCTTTTCCCTGAGGCCATCATCCtgcattacatggatgatgtgctagTTTGTGCTTCCGACTCGACATACCTAAAGGCAACACTGGACAAGACTATTAAGGCTATCaaagctgcagggctccagatAGCAGAAGAGAAGATCCAATTCTCAGCACCATGGAGGTACCTCGGATTCCTCATCACGGGAAGGACAGTGACGCCACAGACCCTGACCATCAACGAGGATCCGAAGACTCTGCGagaccttcagcagctgtgcgGAACGATCGCCTGGATCCGCCCCCTCCTGGGACTGACGACTGAGGAGCTGTCACCTCTCTTCTGTCTGCTTCGAGGCGACGGAGACCTCGCCTCACCACGCGAGCTGACACCTGCCGCGCGGGAAGCCCTGCAACGGGTTGCTGTTGCTCTGAAGTCTCGCCAGGCACACCGCGTGGTCCGGACCCTTCCCGTGAACTTCGCGGTGTTGG ACGCTGAGGATGACTGCCGCCTTGAGGACACCTCTGAAACATCTGATGCTCCTGATCGTCATCATCTGGCTGTCACCGGTCAGGCGCTGGATATTCCCACAGCCGAGAGAAAACATATGGGTCACGCTGGCGAAGTCCGTGAAGCAGGACAACTTCTGTATGGCCATGGGAAGTGTGGACAATCCGTTATCCACGTGCCTG CGGACGAAGAAGTCACCCGGCACGCCACACTGCAAAATAGGGCTGCTATTGACTTCTTActgctcgcccatggccacGGCTGTGAGGACTTGGAaggaatgtgctgcttcaatctggcatcaaagagcacatccatccaagctaATATCCAGCGGATCCGAGAGCAAGTTGACGACCTCAAGACTGAGACCTCGACT acGTATGTTGCTTAA